One genomic window of Halorubrum hochsteinianum includes the following:
- a CDS encoding phosphopantothenate/pantothenate synthetase, which translates to MDETEIPEDHPRYASLVTRHRIEAGVERGITSKQGLIAQGRGEAFDYLLGERTLPSADGAARAAAATLLLAERPVISVNGNVAALAPGETVELADAVDADLEVNLFNHTDERVRRIADHLRDHGAGEVKGLAGDGEIPGLDHARGVVDADGIEAADVVVVPLEDGDRAAALDAMGKTEVVIDLNPGSRSPRTADVPIIDNLLRAVPNVTAHARDLADATPAELEAIVDGFDADAALDAAEATIRDGSFADADDA; encoded by the coding sequence ATGGACGAGACGGAGATCCCCGAGGACCACCCGCGCTACGCGTCGCTCGTGACGCGTCACCGGATCGAGGCGGGCGTCGAGCGGGGGATCACCTCGAAGCAGGGGCTGATCGCGCAGGGTCGCGGCGAGGCGTTCGACTACCTCCTCGGCGAGCGCACGCTCCCGAGCGCCGACGGGGCCGCCCGCGCCGCGGCGGCCACGCTGCTCCTCGCGGAACGCCCCGTGATCTCAGTGAACGGCAACGTCGCGGCGCTCGCGCCGGGCGAGACGGTCGAACTCGCCGACGCGGTCGACGCCGACCTCGAGGTGAACCTGTTCAACCACACGGACGAGCGCGTCCGGCGGATCGCCGACCACCTCCGCGACCACGGCGCGGGCGAGGTGAAGGGACTCGCCGGCGACGGCGAAATCCCGGGGCTCGACCACGCGCGCGGCGTCGTCGACGCCGACGGGATCGAGGCGGCCGACGTCGTCGTGGTCCCCTTAGAGGACGGCGACCGCGCGGCCGCGCTCGACGCGATGGGGAAGACGGAGGTCGTGATCGACCTCAACCCCGGGAGCCGCTCGCCGCGGACGGCCGACGTGCCGATCATCGACAACCTGCTCCGCGCGGTGCCGAACGTGACGGCCCACGCGCGGGACCTCGCGGACGCGACGCCGGCCGAACTCGAAGCGATCGTCGACGGGTTCGACGCCGACGCCGCGCTTGACGCGGCCGAGGCGACCATCCGCGACGGGTCGTTCGCGGACGCGGACGACGCGTAG
- a CDS encoding Lrp/AsnC family transcriptional regulator translates to MELDETDRAILRILQEDARTPFSEVARRIDMSSATVHDRVSRLEEAGVIRGYHADIDPKAVGYGVGAFVGLRVEQGREEDALERLRGIDGVREIHLTTGEWDVILRVVAADTDRLRELMFERIAETDGFSRSQTMVILGTDYEQPGPPL, encoded by the coding sequence ATGGAACTCGACGAGACGGACCGGGCGATCCTGCGGATCCTCCAAGAGGACGCGCGGACCCCGTTCTCGGAGGTCGCGCGCCGGATCGACATGTCCAGCGCCACCGTTCACGACCGGGTCAGCCGCCTCGAAGAGGCGGGCGTCATCCGGGGGTATCACGCCGACATCGACCCGAAGGCGGTCGGGTATGGGGTCGGCGCGTTCGTCGGCCTGCGCGTCGAACAGGGCCGCGAGGAGGACGCGCTCGAACGGCTCCGCGGCATCGACGGGGTCCGCGAGATCCACCTCACCACCGGCGAGTGGGACGTGATCCTCCGGGTCGTCGCCGCCGACACCGACCGGCTGCGAGAGCTGATGTTCGAGCGGATCGCGGAGACGGACGGGTTCTCGCGCTCGCAGACGATGGTAATCCTCGGCACCGACTACGAGCAGCCCGGACCGCCGCTGTAG
- a CDS encoding DUF63 family protein, whose protein sequence is MSTAVADRFDLSPERAWAAVVGGVTALLAVGSVVFTRVVYDRFLWRYFWGPVVADGEGAQCAVRNPDGTTDLLGGEAACQSARAAGEVVASPGYTTLSTVSYVVILLAMLIGVVFLLRRLDIATELRFFYALFPFMLFGGAMRTVEDAGVAATAAGVDPLVPFPASAVLISPFIYFTVFLFTLACVIAAYALERRGVVDDYARPLFASGAAGLALAVGYLAVLAATTGYVTFYPQVLVPTLVIATAATAGTWALATRRIPTIRQGTGAAGIVIIWGHAVDGVANVIGLDWMPALTGTANLVPKHVVNALIVDWTGRLLPASVSAVTGDAWPFLLVKLAAATFVVWVFNGEMYDESPRYSLLLLITVLAVGLGPGTRDMLRATFGV, encoded by the coding sequence ATGAGCACAGCGGTCGCGGACCGGTTCGACCTCTCGCCGGAGCGGGCCTGGGCCGCCGTCGTCGGCGGGGTGACGGCGCTCCTGGCCGTCGGTTCGGTCGTCTTCACGCGCGTCGTCTACGACCGGTTCCTCTGGCGCTACTTCTGGGGCCCGGTCGTCGCGGACGGCGAGGGGGCGCAGTGCGCGGTCCGCAACCCGGACGGTACCACGGACCTGCTCGGCGGCGAGGCGGCGTGTCAGTCGGCGAGAGCCGCCGGCGAGGTGGTCGCCTCGCCGGGGTACACCACCCTCTCGACGGTGAGCTACGTGGTGATCCTGCTTGCGATGCTGATCGGCGTCGTCTTCCTCCTCCGCCGGCTCGACATCGCGACCGAACTGCGGTTCTTCTACGCGCTGTTCCCGTTCATGCTGTTCGGCGGGGCGATGCGGACGGTCGAGGACGCGGGCGTCGCGGCGACCGCCGCCGGCGTCGACCCTCTCGTCCCGTTCCCGGCGAGCGCGGTGCTGATCAGCCCGTTCATCTACTTCACGGTGTTCCTCTTCACGCTCGCCTGCGTGATCGCGGCGTACGCGCTCGAACGGCGCGGCGTCGTCGACGACTACGCGCGGCCGCTGTTCGCGTCGGGCGCGGCCGGGCTCGCGCTCGCGGTGGGCTACCTCGCCGTGCTCGCCGCGACGACCGGCTACGTCACCTTCTACCCGCAGGTGCTCGTGCCGACGCTCGTCATCGCGACGGCCGCGACCGCGGGCACGTGGGCGCTGGCGACCCGACGGATCCCGACGATCCGGCAGGGGACGGGGGCCGCCGGGATCGTGATCATCTGGGGCCACGCGGTCGACGGCGTCGCGAACGTGATCGGGCTCGACTGGATGCCCGCGCTGACCGGGACCGCGAACCTCGTCCCGAAACACGTCGTCAACGCCCTCATCGTCGACTGGACCGGTCGGCTCCTCCCGGCGTCCGTCTCCGCCGTCACCGGCGACGCGTGGCCGTTCCTCCTCGTGAAGCTCGCGGCCGCGACGTTCGTCGTCTGGGTGTTCAACGGCGAGATGTACGACGAGTCGCCGCGGTACTCCCTGCTGCTGTTGATCACCGTCCTCGCCGTCGGTCTCGGTCCGGGGACCCGCGACATGCTCCGCGCGACGTTCGGCGTCTGA
- the coaBC gene encoding bifunctional phosphopantothenoylcysteine decarboxylase/phosphopantothenate--cysteine ligase CoaBC yields MLDGVNVALGVSGSIAAVKVVELAHELRRQGARVRAVMSPAATNIVHPWAVDFATDEPVVTEITGDVEHVELCGRDGWADVLLLAPATANTAGKVAAAVDDTPVTTCATTALGADVPVVMAPAMHEPMYDHPGVLDALDRLESWGVRFADPRIEEGKAKVAAEEDIVVEVARATTPQRLAGTHVVVTAGATKERIDPIRILTNRASGKTGRAVARALYARGARVTLVQDGPEVPYADVVSVETADGMMAACRRSAATADALISAAAISDFTADAVDQKIRSGSPLSVELEPTPKLIDSVREAYPDLPIVGFKAETSGDDAAMVAEAERIRDRVGLSFVVANDASVMGGDETRVLLVGESGTDPEEVAGSKDAVAGRIADRLAATLDAPASV; encoded by the coding sequence ATGCTGGATGGGGTCAACGTCGCGCTGGGCGTCTCCGGGAGCATCGCGGCGGTGAAGGTCGTCGAACTCGCCCACGAACTGCGCCGGCAGGGCGCTCGCGTCCGCGCCGTCATGTCCCCGGCGGCGACGAACATCGTCCACCCGTGGGCGGTCGACTTCGCGACGGACGAGCCGGTCGTCACCGAGATCACGGGCGACGTCGAACACGTCGAACTGTGCGGCCGCGACGGGTGGGCCGACGTGCTCCTCCTCGCGCCGGCGACCGCGAACACCGCCGGAAAGGTCGCCGCCGCCGTCGACGACACCCCCGTCACCACCTGCGCGACGACCGCGCTCGGCGCAGACGTGCCGGTCGTGATGGCCCCCGCGATGCACGAGCCGATGTACGACCACCCGGGCGTCCTCGACGCGCTCGACCGCCTCGAATCGTGGGGCGTCCGCTTCGCGGACCCGCGGATCGAGGAGGGGAAAGCGAAGGTCGCGGCCGAGGAGGACATCGTCGTCGAGGTCGCGCGGGCGACGACGCCGCAGCGCCTCGCCGGGACGCACGTCGTCGTCACCGCCGGCGCGACGAAAGAGCGGATCGACCCGATCCGAATCCTGACGAACCGGGCGTCGGGAAAGACCGGCCGGGCGGTCGCCAGAGCGCTCTACGCCCGCGGCGCGCGGGTGACGCTCGTTCAGGACGGCCCCGAGGTCCCGTACGCCGACGTGGTCTCGGTCGAGACCGCCGACGGGATGATGGCGGCGTGTCGCCGGTCGGCTGCGACCGCGGACGCGCTGATATCCGCGGCCGCCATCTCCGATTTCACCGCCGACGCGGTCGACCAGAAGATCCGGTCCGGCTCGCCGCTGTCGGTCGAACTGGAGCCGACGCCGAAGCTGATCGACTCGGTCCGGGAGGCGTACCCCGACCTCCCGATCGTCGGGTTCAAGGCCGAGACCTCCGGCGACGACGCGGCGATGGTCGCCGAGGCCGAGCGGATCCGCGACCGCGTCGGACTGTCGTTCGTCGTCGCCAACGACGCGAGCGTGATGGGCGGCGACGAGACGCGCGTCCTGTTGGTCGGCGAGTCGGGGACCGATCCGGAGGAGGTCGCCGGCTCGAAGGACGCCGTCGCGGGCCGGATCGCGGACCGGCTCGCGGCGACGCTCGACGCGCCGGCGTCCGTCTGA